In the genome of Bosea sp. BIWAKO-01, the window CGATTGTTCGAGTTTCTCGAAACGATCATCCCGATCATCGAGCCGATTGCGTTCCAGGCGTACAAGGAGCGGCGGGTTAGTCGCGACGCTGGTGAAAATTGTGGCTAGGGCGTGCCCTTATAAGCAGAGGAAGCACAATGTTCTTCACCAAATTGGCGCGTTTCCTTGCCGGCCTGGCGCTTGTGTTTGGTCTACTTCGCGTCCTGATGGGTTTTGGTGTCGCCACGATCGAACCGAAAGAGGCTCGCGAAGCTGCTACGGCTCGCTACATAGGCAGCAAAACCGCCGGACAGGCGATTGATCAAGGGATTTACACTATCCTCCTTGCAGCAGCGCTCGGTACACTGGCTGAGATCGGCTTCTCACTGCGCAAGCGGTCAGAGTAGCAGGTGGGGCGATGTGACGGCCGCGCACAACAGCAATTGGCCTGCTGTTTCGGGCCGCGGGTTGCCCGAACCGAAAACCCGTGCGGCTGATTTCGACGCGAACCTGACAGGAAACAGCCCGCACGGGGCCTTTTCGTTACAACAAATCTACAACAAAAGAGAACAAAAATACTAAGCGCTTGATTTCAATTCATAATATAGAACAGTCGCGCTAATCCATCATCGGCGCAACCGTGAATCGATATGAGTGATAGTGCTGCATTTCATCCAGATGTGGGCGACGCGCGTTGTGCGTCGCGTGCCCTTATACGCGAAACCGGGCAGTTTTCGACCGGTTTTGCTAATGGAACTAGCCCGACGCTGCGCCGCGCTCAAAACTGGTAGCGAAGCAGCCGGCCCATGCGCCCGAGAGGAGGACATGCGGAAAGGAACAGGACGGTCAGGCGAGCCGGCCAGGACATCCTTGCAATCTGGGCCGGATCATAGCCGCGCGGATCATAGGCGGTCAGGTCGTTCCTGAGCTTCAACCCAGGTATCCGGCCCTCGAGCTCGCGCGGATCGTCGATGCTCCATAGCAGCCTGGCGCCGGTCGCCCGGACCGAACGATGATGGCTGACGAGCCATAGTCCGAGCGGGCTGAAGGCGTCGAAGACCAGTTCGCCATGCCCGAAATGCGCAACCAGCCGCTTGATCAACCGCGGCACGGCATCCGGCCGCAGATACATCAGCAACCCTTCCGCAATGATCATTGTCGGCCGTCCGGAAGGCACGTCGTCGAGCCAGCTCGGCTCCGTTACCGAAGAGCCGATCAGGGTGTAACCCTGCCTTTCCGGATAGAGACGCCGGCGCAACGCAACGACCTCCGGATAGTCCAGATCGAACCAGCGAACGCCTGCGGGCGGATCGATCCGGAAGACCCGGCTGTCGAGGCCGCAGCCGAGATGCAGCACCGTCGCATCGGAGTGCCGCATGATGAAGTCGCTGGTCCAGCCATCGAAGATATGCGCCCGCATCGCCAGCGCGATCATGTCGTCCCGACTGACTCCCAGTTTCCGGAAGTCATAGTCAATCCGGCGGATCGCGCTCGCGGCAAAGCGATCATTCAGCAGGGAATCCCGCAGGCGGCTTTCCTCGCCCTTGGCGTAGAGGGTGATGAGGAGTGTTTCCCGCTCCCTCGTCAGGGTCACTTTCTCGGAAAGCAATCGCTCGGGATCAGCCCGCACTGGTCGCGCCGTGTTTCGGGTGGTCTGGCTGCGCACCATTGGGCGATCCCGAATCACGTTGCTGGTTCGATCGGCGCGGGCCTCGGGCACTCCCCGCCCCCTCAGCGCGCCGATCAGGGCCTGTGCAGCACCTGCGTATGTGCCGGCATGACTTCGTCCTCGAACAGCTCCGGATAGTTCTGCGCAATCCGGGGCAAGGCGTTGAGGATTTCGCGCAAATGCTTGCGCATCTCGCACTCCGCGCCATCGGCGTCTCCGGCCTCGATGGCATCGACGATCGCGGCATGCTGGGCAACGAGCAGCGGAACCGGCGAGGCGCCGGGCAGCGACAGATAGCGGACGCGGTCAGTCTGGGCGCGAGCGCCTTCGACGATGCGGGCGGCGTAGTCGCAATCGACGATCTCGGCGAGGGTCTGATGAAAATTCTCGTCGAGCACAGCGAAGGCGGAGCGATCGGCGAGCCCAGACGTCTCGCGCTGGCGCTCGATCAGCCGGCGCAGTCGCACCACGTCTTTCGCGGTGATCAAAGCGCTGGCTGCGCGCGCGATGGCACATTCCACCGCCTCGCGTACGAAGCGGGCATTGGCGATCGCCCGCATCGAAACCTTCATCACATAAGTGCCGCGGCTCGGCAGGACCTGTACGAGGCCGGCTTCGGAGAGCTCGATGAAGGCCTCGCGGACCGGCTGGCGGCCTACGCCGAAGCGGCCGGCGATATCCTTTTCCGAGAGTGCCTCACCGGGCCTGAGCCGCGTGGCGATAATCGCCCGCCGCAAGGACGAGACCAGATGCGGAGCGATCGAATCCTTGAGGCGGAGGCTGGGTTCCATCGTCATGGGCAGAGAGTCCCGCTCATCCCCCATCCGGCGGTCTGTCTATCATACCACTATGGTGGATGTCGCCATGCCCATACGTCGCAGGGGCCGGCCACCCGAAGGCGGCCGGCGTCTTCCGTATTGGCGTCCTATTTCTTGGCCCGGGCGACGATCTGCGTCGGGTTGACGAAGCGCAGCGCGATCACCAGCCAGATCAGCGTCGTGATCATGTAGATCACCGCCATGGCATCGATCGACTGCACTGCACGCACGCCTGCCGCGAAGACCGCATAATAGAGGGCGACGACGAGTGTCTGGCTGGTCGGGCCTGCGGTCAGGAAGGTCAGCTCGAACATCGCGATCGTCCTGACCAGAACCAGCAGCAGCGCAGCCAGAATGCCCGGCATCAGCAGGGGCAGCAGGACGTGAATGAAGAGCTTGAAGGTGTTCGCTCCGAAGACGCGGGCGGCCGCCTCGATCTTGGTGTCGATCTGCTCGATGAACGGGATCATCACCAGAATGACGAAGGGAACGGTCGGCACCAGGTTGGCAAGCACCACGCCGGACATGCCGCCGGCCAGGCCGAGCTTGTAGAGCACCGTCGCGAGCGGGATGCCGAACGTGATCGGCGGCACCAGCAACGGCAGCAGGAACAGCAGCATGACGAGCTTCTTGCCCGGAAAATCCCGCCGCGCCAGCGCATAGGCGGCTGGCACGCCGAGCAGGCCCGAGAGGAACACGACCAGGAAGACGATCTGGAAGGTCACGCTCAGCACGTCGGAGAGCTGGAACTCGCTCCAGGCGGCCGAATACCAGCGCGTGGTCCAGCCGGCCGGCAACCATGTGCCAAGCCAGCGGGTCGCGAAGGAACTCGTCACCACCGTCGCGATCATCGCGCCGAGGTTGAGGATGAAGAAGCCGATGAGCGTCCAGTTGGCGGCAGCCCAGAGCTTGCTGGAGAGGCGGGTATCCTTGACCATGATCTCAGCCCTTCCCGCCGCCGGCGGGGCCACGGTAGAGCATGCCGCGCGCGGCCAGCACGACGACGACGATGCTGAGCTGCACCACGCCCATGATCATCGCGACGGCAGATGCCATCGAATAATCATACTCCTCGAAAGCAGCCTGATAGGCCGCGATCGAGATGACGCGTGTCGGCCCGGCCGGCGCCCCCAGCAAGACCGCCGAGGGGAAGACCGAAAAGGCCTGCACGAAGCTGAGGCAGAAGGTAATCGCCAGGCCCGGCAGCAGGAGCGGCAGCAGGATGTGCTTGAACCGTTCCCATGGCCCGGCGCCCAGCGTCGCGCCGGCCTGCTCGAGCGCCGGATCGACACCGGAGAGATAGGACAGGGTCAGCAGGAACGTGAAGGGAAAGCCGGTGATGACGAGCGAAATGCAGACGCCCCAGTAATTGTGCAGGAGCTTCACCGGCGTCGAGATCAGCCCGAGGGTCAGCAGGGTGCGGTTGAACCAGCCCTGGGGGCCAAGATAATTCAACAGGCCCTGCGCGACGAGAACCGTGCCGAGCGTGATCGGGATCACGAGGATCGTGGTCAGCAGGCGCTGATGCTTCATCATCCGCACGCGGAAGGCGATCGGAATCGCCAGCAGAAGCGTCACGATCGTAACCGGCAATGCCAGCCAGAGCGTCGTTGCAATCGTCCCGTACAGGAAAGAATCCGAGAAGAAGCGCGTGTAGTTCGCCAGCATCGGCCCGGCCTTGGGCGTGAAGGAGAGCACGAGCCCATAGAGGAACGGGTAGATGAACAGCGCCAAGAGGAAGAACACCGCCGGCAGAACCAGCAGGGTCAGAGAATCGATGCCGCGTGCGGCGAGCCTCTGGCTGAGGGGGATGGATGTCGTAGCGCTCACGCCGCCCCCCCGAAAACCAGGACGCGATCGGGATCTGCAGCCAGCGTGACCTCGCCGCCCGGCGCGATGCGGTCATGCGCCAGGAAGGAGAGATCGGTTCCATCCGCCATGCGGGAGAAGCCGACGAATTCGCGGCCGCGGAACTCGGTCGAGACGACGGACGCCTTGAGCCCGGCGCTGCCGGCAGTTGCGGGGTGCAGATCTTCCGGCCGGATCGCGAGCCAGGCCTGAGCACCGGGAGCCACGCTGCCGCGCACCCGTCCAACGACCTTGGCGTCACCGACAGTGACGGTCGCGCGCTCACCCTCGACGGAGGCGACGCGGCCGGCGACCTTGTTACGGAAGCCCATGAACTCGGCGACATCGAGATGGTCGGGGCGGGAGAACAGGTCTTCCGGCCCACCGACCTGACGGACCTGGCCGTCACGCATCACGACGATGCGGTCGGCCAGCGACAACGCCTCTTCCTGATCATGCGTGACGTAGATCGTGGTTGCACCGAGCGTATTGTGGATGCGGCGGATCTCGGCGCGCATCTCGAGACGCAGCTTGGCATCAAGGTTGGAGAGCGGCTCGTCCATCAGCACGAGCGGCGGCTCGACGACGATGGCCCGGGCGATGGCGACACGCTGCTGCTGCCCGCCGGAGAGCTGGCCGGGCAGTTTCTCGGTCTGACCCTGCAACCGGACCAGCGCTGCAGCCTCGCCGACGCGCCGCTCGATCTCGGATTTCTGGACGCCGCGCATCTTCAGACCGAAGCCGATATTCCGCTTCACGCTCATATGCGGGAAGAGGGCGTAATTCTGGAACACCATGCCGAAGCCGCGCTCCTCGGGCCGCAGCGGGTCGATGCGCCGATCATCGAGCCAGATGCCGCCGCCCGTCGCTGGCAGCAGGCCCGCGATCAGGTTCAGCGTCGTCGACTTGCCGCAGCCCGACGGACCGAGAAGCGCGATGAACTCGCCCTTCTTGATCGTCAGCGACACGTCCTTGACGGCGTTGTGAGTGCCGAAGTCGCGGCTCAGATTGTCGAGCCGCAGCTCGCGGAAGTTCGCAGCGTGAATCGTCATTTAGGTCACGTCTTTGGAAAGCGGCTGATGGGTTCTGTCAGGGAGTGTGACGGCGAAGCGAGCCGGCCGGAGCCGGCTCGCTGTCGTTAGCGGGTTACGTTCACTTGCGCTTGGCGCCGCCGACTTCCTCGTCCCAGCGACGGAAAGCGAGCACCATCTGGTCGGGATCGAGCGGCGTCTCGAGCGGCGCCTCGGCGATGAGCTTCTCGTATTCGGGGCGGCCGTATTCCTTGATCGCCGCCTGGCTCTCGGCGGGTGCCATGTCGAGCGTCACGCCCTTCACGGCCGGGCCCGGATAGAAATAGCCCTCGTCATAGGTGTAGGCCTGCTGCTCCTTCGTGAGCAGGAAGTTCATCAGGTCGAGCAGCACCGCGAGCTTCTCGTCCGAGACGCCCTTCGGGATGCACATGTAGTGCGCGTCGGTGACCCAATGGAATCCCTTGAGCGCGCCGACCTTGGCCTCCTTGGGCACGACGCCGAGCACGCGTGGGTTGATGTCCCAGCCCGTGGTCGTGACGGTCATGTCGCGGGAGCCTTCGCCGAGCTCCTTCATCACCGCACCGGTGCCGGCCGGGTAGTACTCGACGTTCTCGCCCAGCGCCTTGAGATAGGCCCAGGTCTTGTCCCAACCCTTGACCGGATCCTTCGGGTTCGAATCCCCGAGGATATAGGGCAGGCCCATGATCCAGGTCCGGCCGGGCCCCGAATTGGCGGGGCGCGCATAGAAGAATCGGTTCTTGTTCTCGCGGGTATAGGCGAGCAGCTCCTCGGCCGTCGTCGGCACCTTCTTGACCTTGTCGGGCATGTACTCGAGCAGCGGCCCGGACGGATAATAGGTCACCACGACGCCCTGCCCGCTAGCGAGGCCCTGCATCTTCGCGGCACCTTCGAGGTAGATCTCGTCGAGCTTCGGCAGCGAGCCTGCAAGCTGCGGCAGCAGCGGCGTCCAGAGCTTCTGGTCGACACCGGCCGAGAGCGCATCGGTCCCGGTCAGCACCATGTCGATATCGACGCGGTTCGCTTCCTGCTGTGCCTTCAGCTTGCCGGGAAGCTCCGGCGCGGGCGCCTTGGTGAACGTGATGCGCGAGACCAGGTTCGGCTTGGCCTTGCGGTAATTCTCGATCGCCTTCTGCGTCAGCGCCAGATTGCCGGCGACATCGACGACGGAAAGCGCGACCGGCGAGGTCGGCAGCTTGAGCTGCTGCGCGAAGGCGCCCGGCGCATATGCCGCGGCACCCGCGAGACCGGCAACACCACCAATAAATGTGCGCCGATTAATGCTGTCCTGGACCATGACTTCTCCCTTCGGTACGGATTTCCCGCTTTTGGTTTCTTTCAAGACACCTTTCGGCGTCAGCCTTGGCGAAGTTCACATTGACGCCGCCTCGGAATGCCCGGTATCCTAGTATACTAGTGGACCAGAGCTTGGCAATGGGCAGCGCAGCGGCACGACAAAGCACAGACCAGATTCACCGCGCCTTGCGGGACGACGTCCTCAACGCGGTGCTCCTGCCGGGCGAGGCGATGTCGGAAGCGCGGATGGCCGTCCAGTTCGGGGTCAGCCGCACGCCCGTGCGCGAGGCCTTCAAGCGACTGGTCGACGAAGGTTTCCTGGTGGTCGTGCCGCAGGTCGGCACCTTCGTCGCGCCGATCGATCTGGCGGCAGTCTATGACAGCCAATTCGTGCGCGAAACCTTGGAATGCCGCACTGTCACGCTGGCCGCACATCGGATCGACGATGCCGGACGCGCCGCGCTGGAACGGCTGATCACGCAGCAGGAACAAGCGCTCGCAGTGGGCGATCGCGTCAATTTCTTCCGCGCCGACGAGGCTTTCCATGCCGAGCTTTCCCGGCTTTCCGGCCACCCCTCGGTCTGGGGTCTGATCGAAGGCGTCAAGGCGCAGCTTGACCGCGTGCGCTGCCTGTCGCTGGAGGCCGCATCCTGGCCCGGCATGATCATGGACCAGCATCGCGAAATCGCCGCAAGGGTCAGTGCCGGCGACGAGCTCGGCGCCGAGAAGGCGATGCGGGCGCATCTGCGCACGGTGTTCGACGCCATCGAGGCGATCGCGCGCAACCATGTCGACGCCTTCGTCGCGAACACACCGATCCGCAAGGCCTGAACCGGCCGCATTCTCTGCATCACGACAAGAAACGACTAGGAAGGAACGCGACGATGGAACAAACTTGGCGCTGGTTCGGGCCGGACGATGTGGTGACGCTCGCCCAGGCACGGCAGGCGGGCGCGCAAGGCATCGTCAATGCGCTGCACCAGATTCCCTATGGCGTCGTCTGGAGCGTCGAGGAGATCGAGGCGCGCAAGGCGATCATCGAAAAGGACAAGAGCCTCGGCCTGCGCTGGTCCGTGGTCGAGAGCCTGCCGATCCATGAAAGCGTCAAGATCGGCGAAGGCGACCTGGAGCCGATCTTCGTCAACTATCGCCAGTCGCTGCGCAATCTCGCCGCCTGCGGCATCGAGGTGGTCTGCTACAACTTCATGCCGGTCCTCGACTGGACCCGGACGGAACTCGCCTGCCCCCTGCCCGGCGGCGGCACGGCGCTGCGCTTCAACCTGCACGAATATGTCGCCTTCGACCATTTCATGCTGGAGCGCCCCGGCGCTGCCGACGGCCATTCAGCCGAGGTGATGGACCGGGCCAGGGCCTGGTTCGAGCGCTCGACCGAAGCCGATCGCGCCCGTCTGCTCGCCAATATCATGGCCGGGCTGCCCGGCGCCTATGATCGCTATGACGTGCCCGGCCTGAAGCGCATGCTCGCGCGCTATCATGAAATGAGCCATGACGGGTTGCGCGCCAATCTGAAGCGGTTCCTCGAAGCGGTGATCCCGACTGCCGAAGAGGTCGGGATCCGCATGTGCATCCATCCCGATGATCCGCCACGCCCGCTCTTCGGGCTGCCGCGGATCTGCTCGGATGAGAGCGACATCGCCTTCATTCTCGATGCGGTCGACAGCCCGTCCAATGGCCTGACCCTGTGCTCGGGCTCGCTGGGCGCCAACCCCAGGAACGACGTGCCCGGCATCGCCCGGCGCTTCGCCGACCGGATCTGGTTCGCGCATCTGCGCAATGTCGCCAAGGATCCCGACGGCTCCTTCATGGAGGCAGAGCATCTCGGCGGCGACACCGACATGGTGGCACTCGTGGATGCCCTGATGGCCGAGGAGCAGCGCCGCAAGGCCGCCGGCTGGCGCCATTGGCGCATCCCGATGCGGCCCGATCACGGGCATGAGCTGCTCGACGATGTCGGCAAGGGCAGCTTCCCGGGCTACCCCGCCGTCGGCCGCCTGCGGGGCCTCGCGGAACTGCGGGGCGTCATGACGGCGCTGACCAGCCTGCGCGGCTACGACGCCTGATCAGGTCAGGGGCGCTCCTCAGGCCAGAAGACGCTGGTCGGCGAGCTGCACCAGCTTGCCGCCAGCGATCGTCGCAACGGCGCGCGGCTGAGGCGCGTCCTCGACGATGACCAGGTCTGCCCGCATGCCCGGCGCGATGATACCGCGATCGGCCAGGCCAAGCGCTGCGGCAGGGGCCTGGGAAACCAGCCTCCAGGCGTCGGAAAAGCTCGCCGTGCCGTTGCGCGCCAGCATGAAGGGCGCCAGCAGCAGCGCCGGATAGTAGTAATCCGAGGCCAGAATGGTGCAGAGCCGCTTGCCGACCATGTCCTCGGCAGCCGGGCAGCCGGTATGCGAACCGCCGCGCACGACATTGGGCGCTCCGAACACCGTCGCCTCGTCATGCGCGACAGCCTCGCGCGCCGTCGCCTCATCCATCGGGAATTCCGCCACGGTCACGCCGAGCGCCCGATACCAGCGCCGCATGTCCGGGCTTATGTCGTCATGCGAGAGTGTCGGAATGCCGGCCGCCAGCGAGATCTTCGCCAGCCGCGCGACCGATTCCGGCACCTCGTCGCCGCGGTCATGAACATTTTGCGCCAGGGCCATGAAGTCGTGATGCGAGAGGCCGGTGCGCTCGACCATCTTGGCGACCTTGTCCGGCCGGGTCGTCTCCTTGAGGATGCCGCCGGTGTGGTCGTTGAAGGCCAGAACTCCGACGCGCCCCGCCTGCAGCCACTCGATGATCTCGGCCTCGGCATCGAGGTTGAAGGTCTCGTGGCGCAAATGGAAGCGCGTATCGGCTCCGAGCTCCGGCGCGAGCCGCGCAATCGCGTCGATCAGGCGCCGCGCATTCCCGGCTCCGCGCAGGCCGGGTTCCCAGGACCAGGTCACGCCGTGGAAGGCCGTGGTGATACCGCAACACAGCATCGCGCGATCGGCATCGCGCAGGGCGAGATCGATATCAAAGGAGACGCGCGGCCGCGGCATGATGTGCCGCTCGAAGGCATCGCCATGACAATCGACCATGCCGGGCAGGACGAGGAAGCCGGTCGCATCCAGGCGCAAGGCGCCGGCAGGAGGAGACGCATCGAGGGCAGCGATGGACGATCCATCGGTGACGAGATCGGCACGGGTGAGCACGGCGGTCAGAACTGTTCCGCCCGTGATATGAATTGACACGCCCGCCTCCGCCGCAGCCCCTGGGAGGGCGCGCTTGACGGGCCAGCATGACGGCAGGATGACAGAGGCCCCGGTCAGGCGAGCCTAGTAGATATCGGCCTGATAGCGTCCGGCCTTCTTCAGGGCACCGACATAGGCGACCGCATCGTCGGCCGAGCGCTTGCCGTGCTCTGCCACGACATCGACGAGGGCGCGCTCGACATCCTTGGCCATGCGCTTGGCGTCGCCGCAGACATAGAAATGCGCGCCCTCGTCCAGCCAGGCGAAGAGTTCGGCCCCACGCTCGCGCATGCGGTCCTGCACATAGATCTTCTCCCTGCCATCGCGCGACCAGGCGAGCGTCAAGCCGTGCAGGATGCCGTCCTGCTTCAGTTCGTTCAGTTCCTCCTCGTAGAAGAAATCGCTGGCCCGGCGCTGATGGCCGAAGAAGAGCCAATTCTTGCCCGGAGCCTTCGTCGCCTTGCGGTCCCGCAGGAATGCACGGAAGGGAGCAATGCCGGTGCCGGGGCCCACCATGATGACCGATATCCGCGGATCGGGTGGCAGGCCGAAGCCGTGAGCACGCTGGACATAGACCGGCACCCTGTCGCCGGGGCTGACACGTTCGGCGAGATAGGTCGAGGCGACGCCCCAGCGCGGCCGGTTGCCGATGGCATAGCGTACCGTGTCGACCGTCAGTGATATGCGCCCCGGCGTGTCGGTGAAGGACGACGAAATCGAGTAGAGCCGCGGCTGGAGACCATCGAGAGCCTCGACAAAGGCCTCGGCAGAGAGCCGGGCCCTGGCGAATTTGTGCAGGGTTCCGAGCACGTCGAGCCGGTCGAGATCGCCGTCGGGGTCCTCGCCGGCGGCGAGGCGTTTGGCCGTCTGGCGTGTCTCGCCGCCCGTAACGTAGGAAATCAGCTGGAACAGTGCATCCGGCGCGGGCCCAAGCGCGACATCGGCGATCAGCACCTCGCGCAGGGTCTTGCCGCCGATATCGGCGTCCGGCCGTGCGCCCAGAAGTCCGATCACGGCATCGACGAGACGCGGGTCATTGCCGGGGATGATGCCGAAGGCGTCGCCGACCACGTAGTCGAGCCCGCTTTCGGTCAGGTCGAACTCGACATGATAGGTCTCCTTCTCGGACCCCTCGCCGTTGAGCTTGCGACGCGAGAGGAAGGTGGCGAAGGCCGGGTTTTCGCGTGAGCGGCCTGCTGGACCGGCCGGAGCAGCGGGTATGGCGACCTCAGCCGGAATCCCGGCGGGCTCGCCGCCCGCCGTTTCCGTCAGTGCCTTGAGCATGCGCAAGGTGTCTTTGCCGCCAGGCGCGCAGAGGTTGAGCCGCGGCTCCTTGCCTTCGGCGATCGCGGCCGAATAGGTTTCGCAGACATAGCCGCACTGGCCGCAATCCTGCTGCGCCATCGCCGCGAAGAGCTTTCGCGGCAACGGCTTGCCCTCGGCGAGCTTCATCCGTTCGGCGATCTCCATGGCCGGGTCATGCCACGGGGCGCCGTCATCCTCCGCGCCACCGCTCATCAGGGCGGCATTCTCGGCTGTGGAGAGCGCCGTCACCCCGGCATTGTCGAGGGAAAGCAGGCCGGCGAAGAAACCGTTCAGCCAGGAGCGCTGCTCGTCGCTGAAGGGCGCTGTCTCCGGCAGGACCTGGACGAGCGGATTCCGCGTCTGCACGGTCATGCATCATCTCCCGTGGCGTCGACCAGTTCCTTGAGCGCCGCGACCTCGTGGCGGCGGGCGAAGGCGACGAAGCTCTCGTCCGGCGAGGCGCGGTGCATCTGCCAGGTTCGCAGGATCCGCTCGACCAGCGCGGGCGCATCCTCAGCCCGCACATTCGCCTGGAAGTCGCGCGCCATGCCGCCCTCGACGCCATAGCCGCCGCCGACGAGAAGGTTGTATCCGGGTACGGTGTCGCCCTCCTCGTTGATGGGCACCTTGGCGCCGATCAGGCCGAGATCGCCGATATAGTGCTGGGCGCAGGAATGGTGGCAGCCCGTCAGATGGATATTGACCGGGGTCTCCAGTGTCAGGCGCCGGTCACAGTGTTCGGCGATAGCGAGCGCGTCCTC includes:
- a CDS encoding class I SAM-dependent methyltransferase, which codes for MLSEKVTLTRERETLLITLYAKGEESRLRDSLLNDRFAASAIRRIDYDFRKLGVSRDDMIALAMRAHIFDGWTSDFIMRHSDATVLHLGCGLDSRVFRIDPPAGVRWFDLDYPEVVALRRRLYPERQGYTLIGSSVTEPSWLDDVPSGRPTMIIAEGLLMYLRPDAVPRLIKRLVAHFGHGELVFDAFSPLGLWLVSHHRSVRATGARLLWSIDDPRELEGRIPGLKLRNDLTAYDPRGYDPAQIARMSWPARLTVLFLSACPPLGRMGRLLRYQF
- a CDS encoding GntR family transcriptional regulator, with the translated sequence MTMEPSLRLKDSIAPHLVSSLRRAIIATRLRPGEALSEKDIAGRFGVGRQPVREAFIELSEAGLVQVLPSRGTYVMKVSMRAIANARFVREAVECAIARAASALITAKDVVRLRRLIERQRETSGLADRSAFAVLDENFHQTLAEIVDCDYAARIVEGARAQTDRVRYLSLPGASPVPLLVAQHAAIVDAIEAGDADGAECEMRKHLREILNALPRIAQNYPELFEDEVMPAHTQVLHRP
- a CDS encoding ABC transporter permease, producing the protein MVKDTRLSSKLWAAANWTLIGFFILNLGAMIATVVTSSFATRWLGTWLPAGWTTRWYSAAWSEFQLSDVLSVTFQIVFLVVFLSGLLGVPAAYALARRDFPGKKLVMLLFLLPLLVPPITFGIPLATVLYKLGLAGGMSGVVLANLVPTVPFVILVMIPFIEQIDTKIEAAARVFGANTFKLFIHVLLPLLMPGILAALLLVLVRTIAMFELTFLTAGPTSQTLVVALYYAVFAAGVRAVQSIDAMAVIYMITTLIWLVIALRFVNPTQIVARAKK
- a CDS encoding ABC transporter permease encodes the protein MSATTSIPLSQRLAARGIDSLTLLVLPAVFFLLALFIYPFLYGLVLSFTPKAGPMLANYTRFFSDSFLYGTIATTLWLALPVTIVTLLLAIPIAFRVRMMKHQRLLTTILVIPITLGTVLVAQGLLNYLGPQGWFNRTLLTLGLISTPVKLLHNYWGVCISLVITGFPFTFLLTLSYLSGVDPALEQAGATLGAGPWERFKHILLPLLLPGLAITFCLSFVQAFSVFPSAVLLGAPAGPTRVISIAAYQAAFEEYDYSMASAVAMIMGVVQLSIVVVVLAARGMLYRGPAGGGKG
- a CDS encoding ABC transporter ATP-binding protein translates to MTIHAANFRELRLDNLSRDFGTHNAVKDVSLTIKKGEFIALLGPSGCGKSTTLNLIAGLLPATGGGIWLDDRRIDPLRPEERGFGMVFQNYALFPHMSVKRNIGFGLKMRGVQKSEIERRVGEAAALVRLQGQTEKLPGQLSGGQQQRVAIARAIVVEPPLVLMDEPLSNLDAKLRLEMRAEIRRIHNTLGATTIYVTHDQEEALSLADRIVVMRDGQVRQVGGPEDLFSRPDHLDVAEFMGFRNKVAGRVASVEGERATVTVGDAKVVGRVRGSVAPGAQAWLAIRPEDLHPATAGSAGLKASVVSTEFRGREFVGFSRMADGTDLSFLAHDRIAPGGEVTLAADPDRVLVFGGAA
- a CDS encoding ABC transporter substrate-binding protein, which codes for MVQDSINRRTFIGGVAGLAGAAAYAPGAFAQQLKLPTSPVALSVVDVAGNLALTQKAIENYRKAKPNLVSRITFTKAPAPELPGKLKAQQEANRVDIDMVLTGTDALSAGVDQKLWTPLLPQLAGSLPKLDEIYLEGAAKMQGLASGQGVVVTYYPSGPLLEYMPDKVKKVPTTAEELLAYTRENKNRFFYARPANSGPGRTWIMGLPYILGDSNPKDPVKGWDKTWAYLKALGENVEYYPAGTGAVMKELGEGSRDMTVTTTGWDINPRVLGVVPKEAKVGALKGFHWVTDAHYMCIPKGVSDEKLAVLLDLMNFLLTKEQQAYTYDEGYFYPGPAVKGVTLDMAPAESQAAIKEYGRPEYEKLIAEAPLETPLDPDQMVLAFRRWDEEVGGAKRK
- a CDS encoding GntR family transcriptional regulator; the protein is MAKFTLTPPRNARYPSILVDQSLAMGSAAARQSTDQIHRALRDDVLNAVLLPGEAMSEARMAVQFGVSRTPVREAFKRLVDEGFLVVVPQVGTFVAPIDLAAVYDSQFVRETLECRTVTLAAHRIDDAGRAALERLITQQEQALAVGDRVNFFRADEAFHAELSRLSGHPSVWGLIEGVKAQLDRVRCLSLEAASWPGMIMDQHREIAARVSAGDELGAEKAMRAHLRTVFDAIEAIARNHVDAFVANTPIRKA
- the uxuA gene encoding mannonate dehydratase, translated to MEQTWRWFGPDDVVTLAQARQAGAQGIVNALHQIPYGVVWSVEEIEARKAIIEKDKSLGLRWSVVESLPIHESVKIGEGDLEPIFVNYRQSLRNLAACGIEVVCYNFMPVLDWTRTELACPLPGGGTALRFNLHEYVAFDHFMLERPGAADGHSAEVMDRARAWFERSTEADRARLLANIMAGLPGAYDRYDVPGLKRMLARYHEMSHDGLRANLKRFLEAVIPTAEEVGIRMCIHPDDPPRPLFGLPRICSDESDIAFILDAVDSPSNGLTLCSGSLGANPRNDVPGIARRFADRIWFAHLRNVAKDPDGSFMEAEHLGGDTDMVALVDALMAEEQRRKAAGWRHWRIPMRPDHGHELLDDVGKGSFPGYPAVGRLRGLAELRGVMTALTSLRGYDA
- a CDS encoding alpha-D-ribose 1-methylphosphonate 5-triphosphate diphosphatase; its protein translation is MSIHITGGTVLTAVLTRADLVTDGSSIAALDASPPAGALRLDATGFLVLPGMVDCHGDAFERHIMPRPRVSFDIDLALRDADRAMLCCGITTAFHGVTWSWEPGLRGAGNARRLIDAIARLAPELGADTRFHLRHETFNLDAEAEIIEWLQAGRVGVLAFNDHTGGILKETTRPDKVAKMVERTGLSHHDFMALAQNVHDRGDEVPESVARLAKISLAAGIPTLSHDDISPDMRRWYRALGVTVAEFPMDEATAREAVAHDEATVFGAPNVVRGGSHTGCPAAEDMVGKRLCTILASDYYYPALLLAPFMLARNGTASFSDAWRLVSQAPAAALGLADRGIIAPGMRADLVIVEDAPQPRAVATIAGGKLVQLADQRLLA
- a CDS encoding sulfite reductase subunit alpha, with protein sequence MTVQTRNPLVQVLPETAPFSDEQRSWLNGFFAGLLSLDNAGVTALSTAENAALMSGGAEDDGAPWHDPAMEIAERMKLAEGKPLPRKLFAAMAQQDCGQCGYVCETYSAAIAEGKEPRLNLCAPGGKDTLRMLKALTETAGGEPAGIPAEVAIPAAPAGPAGRSRENPAFATFLSRRKLNGEGSEKETYHVEFDLTESGLDYVVGDAFGIIPGNDPRLVDAVIGLLGARPDADIGGKTLREVLIADVALGPAPDALFQLISYVTGGETRQTAKRLAAGEDPDGDLDRLDVLGTLHKFARARLSAEAFVEALDGLQPRLYSISSSFTDTPGRISLTVDTVRYAIGNRPRWGVASTYLAERVSPGDRVPVYVQRAHGFGLPPDPRISVIMVGPGTGIAPFRAFLRDRKATKAPGKNWLFFGHQRRASDFFYEEELNELKQDGILHGLTLAWSRDGREKIYVQDRMRERGAELFAWLDEGAHFYVCGDAKRMAKDVERALVDVVAEHGKRSADDAVAYVGALKKAGRYQADIY